GGTCAGATCCTTCCACCAAGCATCCCAGGGTGCACCCTCCTTGCGGACGCCGCGGGGCCACAGCCGGTCGACCAGCACGCAGTAGGCGCCCGGAGGCACCGGTTCGTCCCCGTAAATGCGGCCGATCTGCAAATCCAAGCCCCTTCACCTCGCCCCTCTTCCCCGCGCCCCTCGTTGCGAGCGACGCCCGCCAGGGCGCCCCAGCGCTGCGTAGCGATGCCCGGGATCCGAAACGGGAGCGCCGAACCCGTTGCTCGCGGCCGCCGATTGCCCTCCACCCTCATTGTCCCACAGGGCGCCCTGGGGGTCCTCCCATGGCCCGCCGCACGGCGTGGGGAACCCACGGTTCGGCCGCTCCCGGCCGGGGGGCGCTGCCCGGCCGCGCGTCGCCGCCGAACGTTCGGCCGTGCCGCCGTGCCCCGCCCGACCCCGTTCGTCAGCCGACCAGGGCCACCGCCAGGCCGCCGGCCGTGCCGGCATCCAGCTTGACGAGCCACCCCCGCAGTCCCGGGTAGAACTGGTCGTCCCAGGTGCTGTAGAGGGAGTTGGTGACGTACACCCGGCGCCCGTCGCGGCTGACCTCGACCATCTGGGGACCGCCCGTCAGGGGCCCCGCCGCCGGGTGGGCCGCCCGCCGCACCACGCCGCCCAGCCGGACGGAGCCCGTCAGCTTCGGGTGGAAGGGGTCCGACACGTCGTACTGGCGCAGCTCACCGGTCCCCCAGCAGGAGACGTAGAGGAAGCGGTCGTCCAGGGACAGGTTGATGTCGGTGATGAGGGGCGGCACGGCGCCCAGGGGCTTCAGGATGTCCGGCAAGGCGTCCTTATCCTCAGCGGGTTCGGCCGGGATCTCGATCACCTTGCGCACCGCCCAGCGGTCCCCGTCCCGGTACCAGACCCAGACGGAGCCCGAGAGGTCCTCGACGTTCACTACCACGCCGACGAACCCGTACGCCTTGCTGGGATCGTGGGCGGGCCGCAGCTCGAGGACCATCTGGTGCTGGTCGCCCAGGTCGATGGCCTGCACGTGCCGGCGCCGGCGCAGGTCCCAGAAATGGAGCCGGTGGCCGTAGCGGCGGTGGACCACGTCGTCCAGGTTGAGGCCGTCCTCGAACAGGGAGGGGGCGCCCCACTCGCTGGTGACCACCGTGTCGTAGCCCAGGTGCCACCAGAAATCGTAGGCGTAGACTTGCGGGCCGCGGTCCACCTCCCAGCGGCCGAGGACGTCGAAGCTGTCGTGGTCGAGGATCAGGATGCCACCGGGGCCGCCGGCGGAACGGCCGTTGCCGCCGGCGCCAGCCGCATCACCGGCGCCGACATCACCGGCGCCACCCCCAGCGCCGCGGGCACCCTGTCGCGATGTGTCAGGCGCGCCGTCCCCGGATCGGCCACCGCCCTGGCTGCCGTCGCCCCGGCCGCCCAGGGCGCTGACGTAGATGCCGTCGGGCCCGCAGTGGACGGTGTGCAGGCGGGAGTACCCGGCCCGGCGCAGGACCTCTTCCGGTTCGACCACCTTGACCAGCCGCGGCGCCGCCGGGTCGGGCTTGGTGTCCAGGATATAGATCCGGGACGAACGCAGCCCCGGCACCAGCAGGTAGCGCCGCTCCACGTGGGGGTGGGGGGCGAAGGGGCAGAGAGCCGAGCTGCACGCGTTCCAACCGAAGTGGTGCACCTCGTCGCCGGTGTAGGGGAAGTCCAGGGTGTGGACGACCCGGCCGTAGGTGGCGGAGCGGGGATCCACGTCGACCACGGCGAAGCCGTCGGGCCGGCCTCCGGTGCGGAGCAGGGCCACGTAGGCCAGGCCCTCCCGTGGCGCCTCCATGGCGAGGCGTGGGGACGGGTAGAAGGTGGGATCCGGGCGCCAGCTGGGCATGTTCGTCCCCCTTCCGGTAAGGCAAGTAACCATTACTTAGAATACAGATAGTGTTAGTTGTATATCAAGTGGGTAGATCCCCCTCGTGGCAGGCCGGTGGCCGGCACCGCTTATACTTACATCCTTGCAGCAGAGGGGGCATGCCCGGCTTGATGACCTTCGCAGGTTGGGCGAAAAAAGCTCCGGAGCAGAGCATTCGGGGCAGAAGGTTCCGGGCAGGGATGACAGCCCCCGCCGCGAATCGTCGCCAAGGTGGTCCTCCAGCCGCGTTCCCCAAAGGGGAGCCTGCCGCCGCGGACAGACCGCCGGGATGGGATGAACCCCACACCACAGGTCGTCACCGTCCGCACCCCCACCGCCAAGGCGGTGGCCACCCTGGTATGCGGCCTGTTGATGACGGCGGTGACCGGGTTCGTCCTTCTACAGCCCGTCCCGCTGGTTGTGAAAGTCGTGGGGTGGGTGGGGATCGTCTTCTTCGGGACCTGTACGATCCTGGCCCTTCGTGCCGTCCTATGGCCCAACCCGGTGCTGCTGCTAGACGGCGAGGGTGTGGAGATCCGGCATTCCGCCTTCGGCCGGGTCCGGATCCCCTGGGACGACGTCGACCACCTGGTCATCGGGAAGGTCTTCGGCCAGCGGATGCTGGGCATCGTCCCGAAGGACATAGAGGCGTGGCTTGCCACCCACGCCCCGGCGGCGCGGGTGCTCCTCGAGGCCAATCTCGCGTATGGGGCACCTTACTGGGTCGCGGAGTCGACCCTGCCGGGCACGTGCGAGGACGTGGCCCGCATGATGCAGCGGTACCGGCCGGTGGCGGTGATCCAGCGTTAGCAATCGTTGGCACGCCCTCTCAAGATGCACCTGACAACGGATTTGACCGGCTTTGGTGCTGGCGGCGGCGGTGACAATGGACTACAAATGCGGATGGCGCGCCCGGGCGACCGCGAAACGGGCGCTCCAACGATAATCGATAAAGCCTTCGCACTCTATCGTTCTCCGCCCCTTGACCTCACTCCAATCCGTGCCCGATGGCAGATAGGAGGGTCACGGTAGATGAAAGATATCGATGGCTACTTCCCGTCAGACAA
This is a stretch of genomic DNA from Thermaerobacter sp. PB12/4term. It encodes these proteins:
- a CDS encoding selenium-binding family protein, encoding MPSWRPDPTFYPSPRLAMEAPREGLAYVALLRTGGRPDGFAVVDVDPRSATYGRVVHTLDFPYTGDEVHHFGWNACSSALCPFAPHPHVERRYLLVPGLRSSRIYILDTKPDPAAPRLVKVVEPEEVLRRAGYSRLHTVHCGPDGIYVSALGGRGDGSQGGGRSGDGAPDTSRQGARGAGGGAGDVGAGDAAGAGGNGRSAGGPGGILILDHDSFDVLGRWEVDRGPQVYAYDFWWHLGYDTVVTSEWGAPSLFEDGLNLDDVVHRRYGHRLHFWDLRRRRHVQAIDLGDQHQMVLELRPAHDPSKAYGFVGVVVNVEDLSGSVWVWYRDGDRWAVRKVIEIPAEPAEDKDALPDILKPLGAVPPLITDINLSLDDRFLYVSCWGTGELRQYDVSDPFHPKLTGSVRLGGVVRRAAHPAAGPLTGGPQMVEVSRDGRRVYVTNSLYSTWDDQFYPGLRGWLVKLDAGTAGGLAVALVG
- a CDS encoding STM3941 family protein: MNPTPQVVTVRTPTAKAVATLVCGLLMTAVTGFVLLQPVPLVVKVVGWVGIVFFGTCTILALRAVLWPNPVLLLDGEGVEIRHSAFGRVRIPWDDVDHLVIGKVFGQRMLGIVPKDIEAWLATHAPAARVLLEANLAYGAPYWVAESTLPGTCEDVARMMQRYRPVAVIQR